Proteins found in one Brachyhypopomus gauderio isolate BG-103 unplaced genomic scaffold, BGAUD_0.2 sc73, whole genome shotgun sequence genomic segment:
- the LOC143491280 gene encoding uncharacterized protein LOC143491280 — MESQEFTVSRSPGESVLLSCRCPDNHGIIKWTFGSLAVGSSLQSTDRTVVSNETERYRGRVFIFDQTPSSNFSLLISNLSEEDTEQYWCGESTYVKLIVRGCTLSENLGANLTKYPGESVLLPCFCVDHHTKPASVKWEHQISSTESAWTEVSNGIRHHRDRVHMSHQNHPANLSLLLSDLTEEDQGTYRCTVNNNNQSISIRLSIKGCTLLESPMADLIKYPGESVLLPCFCTDPNTKPANVKWEHLISSTGSAWTEVSNGTRHHRDRVHMSHQNHPANLSLLLFNLTEEDQGTYRCTVNNNNQSISIRLSITEPDSTVNNLGDHQSPTTNNHQTSSVPWKPIKILTLLMSLVLLLVLLVLLVVAGVYCTCVKGRKQNSQEKRGESKHNEDDVVYSSFDHGKKGQRTQREVEESVIYSDTVFGRKRPSAGEECELTYSTVSHAKKRERALRQLDMPGVSPYGGAQVASGPDAEPSQLAPLYMEEQRLYSEPLPDDHAPYLISKGAPRHPAEKTNFGRLYSQSHSFGHYTELVTIGMIRNVD, encoded by the exons ATGGAGTCTCAAGAATTCACTGTCAGTCGTTCTCCAGGAGAGTCTGTACTGCTGTCCTGCCGTTGTCCAGACAACCATGGCATCATCAAATGGACTTTTGGATCTCTAGCTGTTGGATCTTCACTTCAGTCTACAGATCGCACTGTGGTGTCTAATGAGACAGAACGGTACAGGGGCAGAGTCTTCATATTTGATCAAACACCCTCCAGTAACTTCTCTCTGCTCATCTCAAACCTCAGTGAAGAAGACACTGAACAGTACTGGTGTGGAGAGTCTACATATGTCAAACTAATCGTTAGAG GCTGCACACTGTCAGAGAATCTAGGGGCAAATCTCACCAAATACCCCGGAGAGTCTGTTCTCCTGCCCTGTTTCTGCGTTGACCACCACACCAAACCTGCCAGTGTCAAATGGGAGCATCAGATCTCCAGTACTGAGTCTGCATGGACAGAGGTGTCCAACGGGATCAGACACCACAGAGACAGAGTCCACATGTCTCACCAGAACCATCCAGcaaatctctctctactcctctctgacctgactgaggaagaccagggaacatacaggtgtacagtcaacaacaacaaccagtcCATCAGCATCCGCCTCTCCATTAAAG GTTGCACACTGTTAGAGAGTCCAATGGCAGATTTGATCAAATACCCCGGAGAGTCTGTCCTCCTGCCCTGTTTCTGCACTGACCCCAACACCAAACCTGCCAATGTCAAATGGGAGCATCTGATCTCCAGTACTGGGTCTGCATGGACAGAGGTGTCCAACGGGACCAGACACCACAGAGACAGAGTCCACATGTCTCACCAGAACCATCCAGcaaatctctctctactcctctttaacctgactgaggaagaccagggaacatacaggtgtacagtcaacaacaacaaccagtcCATCAGCATCCGCCTCTCCATTACAG AACCAGATTCAACCGTTAATAACCTGGGGGATCATCAATCACCAACCACCAATAACCACCAGACGAGTTCTGTCCCATGGAAGCCAATCAAAATCCTGACCCTGCTGATGTCATTGGTGCTACTGCTAGTGCTGCTAGTGCTGCTAGTGGTTGCTGGAGTTTACTGCACATGTGTGAAAG gaagaaaacaaaacagtcaagagaagagaggagaaagcaAACACAACGAG GATGACGTGGTATACTCCTCCTTCGATCATGGTAAAAAAGGACAAAGAACCcaaagagag gttgaggagagtgtgatatattcagacacCGTCTTTGGCAGGAAGCGTCCATCAGCAGGAGAGGAG TGTGAGCTCACCTACTCAACCGTGAGCCATGCAAAGAAGAGAGAACGAGCCCTCAGACAG ttggacatgcctggagTGTCTCCCTATGGAGGCGCCCAGgtggcatccggaccagatgccGAACCatctcaactggctcctctctacatggaggagcagcgactctactcTGAGCCTCTCCCGGATGACCATGCTCCGTatcttatctctaagggagcgCCCAGACATCCTGCAGAGAAAACTAATTTCGGCCGCTTGTATTCAcaatctcattctttcggtcactacaCAGAGCTTGTGACCATAGGTATGATTCGgaacgtagattga